GTATCTACTTTGCTTACTTGAAAATCATTGCAAAATGCTTTAAATAGATGATTAGCCAATACATCTATATAGCCTGGAGCGAGACCAGTCTGTAAAATAAAGCCTGTTGATGCATCTTTTGCCAATGCTTTTATTTTATCGGTCTCTGCCACATATTCGGTTAGGTTGGCGTAATGCAACTTATAATCTTTGGCAAAGCCTGCCATCTTTGGTGCTTGGGTTCCGGGCAAGCAATCGAGAAGAATATCTCCTTGATTAAAAACAATTTTCATTTCTTTGGAAAGACCTGTTTCTGAAAGATGAAAAGGTTTTAAAATACAGGGTCGGGTTGTGCCAGCTTCAATCCATTTCACAAGATTTTGTGCTTTGGAAAGTGTTCTGTTGCCAATAAAAATAGTAGGAGTGACTGTACTCCATTCGACGAGTATAAGCGCAACTGCTTGAGCGATGCCGCCTGCACCTGCAATAATAATCGTATGGTGTTTGTTCATAATTTAAACTTTATTTATTGAACTCATCTTAAATAATCATTATTGTCCAATAAAACTTTTACAATTCACTGCAAACACAGTGCTAATGGCTTTTTAAGGAGTTTACCGATTTGTGGTCTAGCTTTTTGTAATAATTAATCTAAATAATCCCGATGGTTTTGCTATCGTCTATTTTCTATTATTCTATTATCTATTATCTCTTCTCATACCTCCCAGTTTTTTCCGTAAGCCTAATTCTATATACAATACCTTGCATCGCCTCAGCATATTCTCCATGGGAATCGGTCATGGCATGATGTATTGTTGTTTCGCTTGTCATTATGGGTAGTACACGATCCATTAGTTTTTGCATGCCCATTTCTCTTTCTTCAGAAGTTTTTAATTCTTCAAATTTGCCCAAAGCGATGACACTTCTCCAATTGCTTATATTATCTATAACATCTACCTCTAAACACACGTTTGGATTTTTTCGCATCATGTCTACTTTCATACCCTCTTTTGTATGTCCATAAATATAGGTGCCATCATAAGCGTAAGTTATAGGTACAATGTAAGTCATATCATCTGCATGACAACCAATCCGTCCAATAACTTGGCTATATAATAAATGCTCTATCTGACTGTTTTTTAAATCTCCTAACATCACATTTAATTTTGAATTACATTGAAGTGGTTTAAACTTTTTCTAATTGGCTAAAAAACCGCCCTTTTTTGCCCACTCTACGTCTTTTTTTCTTTCCGTAGCTTTTCCAATGCGACAAGCTGGCTCCTTCTCTAAAAAGGTTTACTAAACCTTTTCTTTACGCTCGGCCCTAACTCGAAAAAGGCTTCGATTGGACAAAAAATGACTAATTTTCGCTTCAATCGAAAAAGGTTAAACCTCTTCATTGACAAAATACATGAATCATACGAAAATCAAAATGATATATATCAGTCATTGTTGTCCGATAAACATCTACAATTGACTGCTAACATAGTGATAAAGGCTTTTTAAAGAGATTATTGATCTGTTACCTTGCTTAATTTCTCGAAGGCTCTCTATTCTATTTTCTTTATTCTATTTTCTTTTAACAAAGCAGTTACTTTTTGAGTTATTAACACCATATGGTTATCCTCCATATCGGTAGTAAAAAACAAATAGTTTTCGCCACCATCTTTAATATGGAGTTTTTTACGGAGTTGTTCAACCGTTTCAGGAAAGTTACGTGTCGTGATATTAGCCTTTTTTATACCTAATTTTTTTAGGGCTTTTTTGTTATATGGTATAGCGTGTTCAATTTTAAAACACCTTCCGGGAAAATCAATTAAAGTATCACTCGTGTACAAATGTGAATGTTTATGAAGTTTAAAAAGGTTTAATTGGGTAGAAATAGAATCGAAACCACCTGCCTTTAAAACAGCACTATTAGGTTCGTATAAGTAGGTGAGAGGCTGACTGTAAGTCGAGGTTGTTGTTTTTTCATTTTCCATAGAAAAATTAAAAACGTCGTTATTATCTTTTTTAAGATTGATGGTTTTTATAAAAATACCTTCTGTAAATTCATCTTCCAAAACCCAAAGTAATTCTTTAACCTCATTATTTACTGCTACGACATGAATGGTTTTTACATGTTTTAATTCATTGATACCAACCGAAAAATCGAGTAGGGGCGATGTTTTTATTAAAATGTTTTTTGAGTGCTTGAACAGTAGATTAATATGTTCAGGTACGTTGGGTAGGCAATCGTTTAGAAAAAAGACTTTTCCTTTACTATCGTGTCTCCGGGAAGGGTCTATATAAATCCAATCGAACGTTTTATTGCTGGTTTTTAAATAGCTCATCCCATCAACAGCGTGTGTTTTTATATTTTGAATAGCTAATTGCTTGTAATTGTGGGTTACTATTTTAGAAAGTTCTTTGTTGATTTCGCAATGTTCAACCGTTTTAAAAGCTTTTGAAAAATAATAACAATCTACCCCAAAACCGCCCGTTAAATCGATGATGGATGCTCCACTTATTAAACCCGATTTATACTGTGCTGTTATCTCCGATGAGGTTTGCTCAATGTTTAGTTTGTTGGGATAATAAATATTTTTGCTTTCAAACCAAGTGGGTAGTTTCTTTTCACTACGCTTTTTGGCTTCAATTTGTTCAATGATGGTTTTGATTTCAATATTGGGGAAGGTTATTCCTTTTAACAACAAAGAAACCATATCAGAATTTAAATTTTTATCTATAAATTCTTGAATTTCAGTACTTAAAATAGCCGTATTCAAAAGGAGTTATAAATTTTTAGTCAGTTTTTTTACAATCTTATTTTCAGATAAAAATTCTTTCAAAATAACCTTAATGGCAGTATAGGTGGGTACAGCAAGTATTAAACCCATAACACCAAACAGAATACCTGCGATTAAAATCACCAAAAATATTTCTAGTGGATGGGATTTCATGCTTTTAGAGAATATAATTGGCTGACTGAAAAAATTATCGATCAGTTGCCCAATAATAAATACTACAAAGACCCAAAATGCTTTAGGCAAAATAACGTCGTTAAAACTTTCGCCAAGGTTACTGGTCATGGTAAGAGCCAACATTATAAAGGCACCAACTAATGGACCGACATATGGAACAAGATTTAATAAAGCGCATAAAAAGGCAATAAGGATGGCGTTTTCAACATCTATAATGAGCAATCCAATTGTATAAATAATGAATATGATTATGATTTGAAAAATAAGGCCAACAAAATATCTTGAGAGTAAATCTTTAATTTTTGTTGAAGAGTTTTTCCAACCTAATTCTTTATCGTCGGGTATAAAAGTAAGTACACCATTTTCAAACAAATGACTGTCTTTTAAAAAGAAGAAGGAAATAAACAATACCGAAAAAAAACCGATACTAAAACTCCCCAAACCACTTATAACCGAATTAAAAAAATTGGGAATAAGTCCATAATCTATTTTTGATAGTAGATTTGATTCTTTTATGGATTGCTCTAAATCAATTTGATACACATTGAAATAATTTATGATTTCAATGTACAGATTTTCAATATTATTTTGAAGCTGATTGATGTTTAGCAGCGATAGATTATGTCCTTGTTTTATTATTAAAGGAATAAATAAAGCCACTAAACCAGTAAATAACCCAATAAGAATAGCCATAGCAACTATAACAGCCAAGGTGTTTTTAAATTTTAACCGACGTTCTAAAAAAAGCACTATGGGTCTGCCAATTAACGAAACAACTACAGCAATGGCTATGTAGCCAATTACCGACTGAATTTCATATAAAAACCATAGTAGTAAAGCAATACCTAAAATAATGGCTACTGCTTTTAAAATACCGTTTGCAATTAATTTTGAATTCAATTGAAATAAATTATTGAGTAAATATAATAATATTATTTACTATCATTTCGAACAGTTACGATTTAAAGTCGTATTTCAAAATACTTTATAAAAAAAGAACCCCATAATATTATGGAGTTCTTTCGGATTTAAAACACTAACTCAAATTGATTAATAGCAGATAGCTTGTTTGTTTTGTTTATTAGTTTAAAAACTTAGGTTTTATAACCAACATAGCCCAAGCCCAGTTTTGAGTATCTGATGCATCAGCTTCGGTTACGCCTTTTAGTTCATACATACCATCTGCAGCAAACATGTGCGAATAACCTAAGACCATATTATAACCTTTAAATTTCTTTGTAAATACTAAATCCAATTCGGTTCCTAAAGATTTTTCACCACTTGCCAGTTCTTGCTCGCCACTAAAATTAAGTGCTTTAATCAATAAGCTAGATGTTTCGCTTAATGTAAAGTTGGCACTTGCATGAACATCAAACAAGCCAATTGAATTTGCATGATTTCCTACGTAGAAATAATCCATAAAACCATTGAATTTGTGGTTTGTTCCATATAATGGGAAGAACGCTTCATTTTTAGTAGATGTTGGATCGTTACCGCTTATAATTTCGATACCAGCACCAAGACCAACTTTAGGAGACGCTTTATAGCTAAAATCCAACCCTAAAAGGTAAGCTCCTTTTATTTGGTCGCCTGTTTGTAGAAAAGCGTTTGCAGCGACACCAAAACCATCTTTTTTATAATCAAGGTGCGTTCCCAAAGTTTGTAAACTATTTACACCGTCTGGTGTTACACCATCAGTTTCAAATTTTTGAAATCCATTGTTAAGTAATAATAAACTTCCTGAAAAATTCTCCCATGCTTGTTTTAAATATAGATATTGCATGGTTTTATAAGTAAAGAATCCCGTGGTGTTATAAGCCGTTCCTGTATTTATAAAACCTGTTGGGTTAGAGTAATCTTGACTAAATGCCAAGCCCAAATCGAGCATAAATTTTTCTTTTTTATATTTAATTAAGGCTGCATCGTGGTTACGCCCTTGTTGTGCCCAATCTAAACCTCCAAATATGCGTTGGTCGTCATAAGAAATAACTTGTCGTCCTAATTTGGTAGAAAAACCTGAACCTAAACTAATATCA
This genomic window from Mariniflexile sp. TRM1-10 contains:
- a CDS encoding pyridoxamine 5'-phosphate oxidase family protein, translated to MLGDLKNSQIEHLLYSQVIGRIGCHADDMTYIVPITYAYDGTYIYGHTKEGMKVDMMRKNPNVCLEVDVIDNISNWRSVIALGKFEELKTSEEREMGMQKLMDRVLPIMTSETTIHHAMTDSHGEYAEAMQGIVYRIRLTEKTGRYEKR
- a CDS encoding THUMP-like domain-containing protein, which translates into the protein MNTAILSTEIQEFIDKNLNSDMVSLLLKGITFPNIEIKTIIEQIEAKKRSEKKLPTWFESKNIYYPNKLNIEQTSSEITAQYKSGLISGASIIDLTGGFGVDCYYFSKAFKTVEHCEINKELSKIVTHNYKQLAIQNIKTHAVDGMSYLKTSNKTFDWIYIDPSRRHDSKGKVFFLNDCLPNVPEHINLLFKHSKNILIKTSPLLDFSVGINELKHVKTIHVVAVNNEVKELLWVLEDEFTEGIFIKTINLKKDNNDVFNFSMENEKTTTSTYSQPLTYLYEPNSAVLKAGGFDSISTQLNLFKLHKHSHLYTSDTLIDFPGRCFKIEHAIPYNKKALKKLGIKKANITTRNFPETVEQLRKKLHIKDGGENYLFFTTDMEDNHMVLITQKVTALLKENRIKKIE
- a CDS encoding AI-2E family transporter, whose translation is MNSKLIANGILKAVAIILGIALLLWFLYEIQSVIGYIAIAVVVSLIGRPIVLFLERRLKFKNTLAVIVAMAILIGLFTGLVALFIPLIIKQGHNLSLLNINQLQNNIENLYIEIINYFNVYQIDLEQSIKESNLLSKIDYGLIPNFFNSVISGLGSFSIGFFSVLFISFFFLKDSHLFENGVLTFIPDDKELGWKNSSTKIKDLLSRYFVGLIFQIIIIFIIYTIGLLIIDVENAILIAFLCALLNLVPYVGPLVGAFIMLALTMTSNLGESFNDVILPKAFWVFVVFIIGQLIDNFFSQPIIFSKSMKSHPLEIFLVILIAGILFGVMGLILAVPTYTAIKVILKEFLSENKIVKKLTKNL
- a CDS encoding alginate export family protein; the encoded protein is MKRQYVFLGLLLGCLQFAQAQFTLDGEFRPRTEYRHGFGSIIPDAADAGFGISTRARLNAGFTTEAYKFYLSLQDVMVWGENRQILPYDQNNSFAVFEAWADISLGSGFSTKLGRQVISYDDQRIFGGLDWAQQGRNHDAALIKYKKEKFMLDLGLAFSQDYSNPTGFINTGTAYNTTGFFTYKTMQYLYLKQAWENFSGSLLLLNNGFQKFETDGVTPDGVNSLQTLGTHLDYKKDGFGVAANAFLQTGDQIKGAYLLGLDFSYKASPKVGLGAGIEIISGNDPTSTKNEAFFPLYGTNHKFNGFMDYFYVGNHANSIGLFDVHASANFTLSETSSLLIKALNFSGEQELASGEKSLGTELDLVFTKKFKGYNMVLGYSHMFAADGMYELKGVTEADASDTQNWAWAMLVIKPKFLN